A DNA window from Brassica napus cultivar Da-Ae chromosome C1, Da-Ae, whole genome shotgun sequence contains the following coding sequences:
- the LOC106435013 gene encoding uncharacterized protein LOC106435013 isoform X1, with protein MIPMDNYCVPSSSTSMTASSGFHLTVNSPVGLKHEAALAVDWSLEEQYTLEKGLAKFKDEPQVTKYVKIASTLPDKSVRDVAMRCKWMTQKRRKGEEHSATNVNYRKAVDLPPKLNMFSTVPQQNATYVMNPMCQSARVPFEGASDAVMELLRQNAQAFSQISSNLSAFKPQDNISLFYLARNNISSILNDMKQMAGISSRMSPLPVSINNDLVSMLMTSTRRPSSYIIPSSIHLKQEPRN; from the exons ATGATTCCGATGGATAATTACTGCGTGCCGAGCAGTAGCACGAGCATGACTGCTTCCTCTGGATTCCATCTTACTGTAAATTCTCCGGTTGGACTCAAACATGAAGCTGCTTTAGCTGTCGATTGGTCTCTTGAAGAGCAGTATACATTGGAGAAAGGTCTTGCAAA GTTTAAAGATGAACCACAGGTTACTAAGTATGTAAAGATCGCATCAACTCTACCAGATAAAAGTGTACGGGATGTAGCTATGAGGTGTAAATGGATGACG caaaaacGAAGAAAAGGAGAAGAACATAGTGCCACGAATGTTAATTATAGAAAG GCGGTGGATTTACCCCCAAAACTGAACATGTTCTCCACCGTGCCACAACAAAATGCTACATATGTCATGAACCCTATGTGCCAGAGTGCACGCGTGCCTTTTGAAG GTGCAAGTGATGCAGTTATGGAGCTTCTACGGCAGAATGCTCAAGCTTTTAGTCAAATTTCTTCAAACCTTTCTGCGTTCAAG CCACAGGATAACATCAGTCTGTTTTATCTTGCAAGAAATAACATCAGTTCCATCTTGAATGA CATGAAGCAGATGGCTGGTATCAGCAGCCGAATGTCACCACTGCCTGTTTCAATCAACAATGATCTTGTTAGCATGTTAATGACGAGTACACGACGG CCGAGCTCTTATATCATTCCTTCGAGTATCCATCTGAAGCAGGAACCAAGAAACTGA
- the LOC106435013 gene encoding uncharacterized protein LOC106435013 isoform X2, with product MIPMDNYCVPSSSTSMTASSGFHLTVNSPVGLKHEAALAVDWSLEEQYTLEKGLAKFKDEPQVTKYVKIASTLPDKSVRDVAMRCKWMTQKRRKGEEHSATNVNYRKAVDLPPKLNMFSTVPQQNATYVMNPMCQSARVPFEGASDAVMELLRQNAQAFSQISSNLSAFKPQDNISLFYLARNNISSILNDMKQMAGISSRMSPLPVSINNDLVSMLMTSTRREPRN from the exons ATGATTCCGATGGATAATTACTGCGTGCCGAGCAGTAGCACGAGCATGACTGCTTCCTCTGGATTCCATCTTACTGTAAATTCTCCGGTTGGACTCAAACATGAAGCTGCTTTAGCTGTCGATTGGTCTCTTGAAGAGCAGTATACATTGGAGAAAGGTCTTGCAAA GTTTAAAGATGAACCACAGGTTACTAAGTATGTAAAGATCGCATCAACTCTACCAGATAAAAGTGTACGGGATGTAGCTATGAGGTGTAAATGGATGACG caaaaacGAAGAAAAGGAGAAGAACATAGTGCCACGAATGTTAATTATAGAAAG GCGGTGGATTTACCCCCAAAACTGAACATGTTCTCCACCGTGCCACAACAAAATGCTACATATGTCATGAACCCTATGTGCCAGAGTGCACGCGTGCCTTTTGAAG GTGCAAGTGATGCAGTTATGGAGCTTCTACGGCAGAATGCTCAAGCTTTTAGTCAAATTTCTTCAAACCTTTCTGCGTTCAAG CCACAGGATAACATCAGTCTGTTTTATCTTGCAAGAAATAACATCAGTTCCATCTTGAATGA CATGAAGCAGATGGCTGGTATCAGCAGCCGAATGTCACCACTGCCTGTTTCAATCAACAATGATCTTGTTAGCATGTTAATGACGAGTACACGACGG GAACCAAGAAACTGA